A window of [Clostridium] innocuum genomic DNA:
AAACCAGTATGTGAAATGGCATCCGGGCGGAAGTCTTGGTAAGAGTATATTATGCAGGAATGAGAAGGAGAGTAGTCATGTTTGACGGAATCATAACACCAATCGTAACACCGTTTCATCGTGATGAGGAACAGAGTATCAACTATGAAGCGACAAAGCAGCTGATCGATCATTTGATCGCTAAGGGCGTTAAGGGAATCTTCATCCTTGGAAGCAATGGAGAGTTTCATGTGATCGAGGAAGCGGAAAAAATAGAATTTGCCGAAAAGGTGATCGGGATGGTTGACCACCGTGTGCCGGTCTATGTAGGGACAGGGGCATGCAGCACAAAGGAAACCATCCGTCTGTCAAAGAAGATGGAGGAGCTGGGTGCGGATGCTCTGAGTGTCATCACACCGTATTTTCTGACACCGACAGAGGAAGAGCTGGTACAGCATTTTACAGCGGTTGCGGAAAGTGTAAGTATTCCCATCATTCTCTACAACATCCCAAAGGCAACAGGCTGTAATTTAAGCGCAGAGGTCGTGGGACGTCTGGCAGAGGTAGAAAACATTCGCGGTATCA
This region includes:
- the dapA gene encoding 4-hydroxy-tetrahydrodipicolinate synthase, with protein sequence MFDGIITPIVTPFHRDEEQSINYEATKQLIDHLIAKGVKGIFILGSNGEFHVIEEAEKIEFAEKVIGMVDHRVPVYVGTGACSTKETIRLSKKMEELGADALSVITPYFLTPTEEELVQHFTAVAESVSIPIILYNIPKATGCNLSAEVVGRLAEVENIRGIKDSSGKEENLKAYAELAKRDDFDLLIGSDSKISYGYALGASGAVAGTSNVITEVLVELDRALRKGETEKAEELQKDIDVLRGVLKLGTVPVVMKRAAELAGIAEIGPARKPVLECSAQDDEKIKEMLQHYHLL